AAGGCCTCGCGCGGGCGCGGCGAGAGCTCGACGGCGATGCGCTCGACCCCGGCAGCATCCCGCACGCCGTCGGGCAGCCGCGGCGGCGGCCAGCCGAAGAGCGCCGGCAGCTCGCCGGGCGTGCCGAGCAGGAAGGCGCTCTGGCCCCGCAGCTGCCCGGCCAGCAGGGAGGCGAGGCTCATGGCGCGGCGTGCAGAAGGTCAGCCGGCGCCCGGGCCGGCGCCGTGCTCGCGCCAGATCCGGTCGAGGATGCCGTTGACGAACGCCCCGGAGTCCTCGGTACTGAACTTCTTGGCGATCTCGATGTATTCGTTGATGGAGACTTTCGGCGGTATGTCCTCGCGGTGAAGCAGTTCGAACGCCGCCAGATGCAGGATCGCCCGGTCGATCGCCGCCATGCGCTCGGGGTCCCAGTGCTCGGAGACCGCGGCGATGCGCTCCTCGAGTTCGGCGCGGTGTTCCTCGGCGCCGCGCACCAGCTCCTCGGCGAAGGCGCGGATGTCCGGCGCGGGCACGCCCTGGCTCTCCCAGAAGGAGGCGATGCTCGCCTCGAGCGGCCCGCCGCCGGTGCGCCCCTGATAGAGGATCTGCAGCGCGAACTCCCGCGCCTGCCGCCGCCGCCCCGGGCGCTGGCCCCGGGCGGCGTTAGGCGCGGAGCCGGGCTGCAAGGTCGGCCATCTCCAGGGCGCCGAGGGCGGACGCGAACCCCTTGTTGCCGAGCTTCGCGCCGGCCCGCTCGACCGCCTGGTCGACGGTGTCGGCCAGGATCACGCCGTTGATCACCGGCGCCGGCCCCTCGAGCATGATCTGCGCCAGGCACTTGGTGACCTCGGCCGCGAGATAGTCAAAGTGCGGCGTCGCGCCGCGGATGATGGCGCCGAGGCAGATGATGCCGTCGTAGCGCTGGCCGCCCTTCTTCGCGCCGGTCCGCTGCAGCGCCTGCGCCGCGAAGCCGATCTCGAAGGCGCCGGGGACCCAGGCGACGTCGATGTCGGCCGCGGCCACGCCGTTGCGCACGAGCGCGTCCTGCGCGCCCTCGAGCAGCCGGCCCGTGATGAAGTCGTTGAACCGCGAGACGACGATCGCGAAGCGCCGCCCCTTCCCCTCGATCCGTCCCTCGAACACCGTTCCCATGCCCCTCGTCCCTCCCTCGTTGAAGCGCGCGCCGCGCCGCTAGACCTTCTCGAACAGGTGGCCCATCTTGGCCTTCTTCGTCTTCAGGTAGCGCCGGTTGCGGCTGTGCGGGCGCACCTCGATCGGGACCCGCTCCACGATGTCCAGCCCGTACCCCTTGAGGCCGACGATCTTCTTCGGGTTGTTCGTCATCAGCCGCAGGTGGTGCAGGCCGAGGTCGGCGAGGATCTGCGCGCCGATGCCGTAGTCGCGCAGGTCCGGCTTGAAGCCGAGCTGGATGTTCGCCTGCACGGTGTCCAGTCCCTGGTCCTGCAGCTCGTAGGCGCGCAGCTTGTTGAGCAGCCCGATGCCGCGGCCCTCCTGGCGCATGTAGAGGATCACGCCGCGGCCCTCGGCGACGATCATGTCGAGCGCGCGGTGGAGCTGCTCGCCGCAGTCGCAGCGCTGCGACCCGAAGACGTCGCCGGTGAGGCACTCCGAGTGCACGCGCACGAGCACCCGGTCCTTCGGCCCGAACTCGCCCTTGACCAGCGCGAGGTGGTGGAAGGAGTCGACGTCGTTCTCGTACATGATCGCGCGGAAGTCGCCCCACTGGCCCATCGGGATCACCGCGTCGGCGGCGCGCCGGATGAGCGAATCGTTCGCCAGCCGATAGCGGATCAGGTCGGCGATGGAGCCGATCTTCAGCCCGTGGCGCCGCGCGAACTTGCGCAGGTCGGGCATGCGCGCCATCGTGCCGTCGTCGTTCATGATCTCGCAGATCACCCCCGAGGGGGCGCGCCCCGCCAGCCGCGCGAGGTCCACGGAGCCCTCGGTCTGGCCGGCGCGCCGCAGCACGCCGCCGGGCACCGCCTTGAGCGGGAAGATGTGCCCCGGGCGGACCAGGTCGTCGGGCGTCGCGTCCGGCGCGATCGCGGCGAGGATCGTCGTCGCGCGGTCCGCCGCCGAGATGCCCGTGGTCACGCCGTGGCGCGCCTCGATCGAGACCGTGAAGGCCGTGCCGTAGTGCGCCGTGTTGTCCGCGGCCATCGGCGGCAGCCCCAGCGCGCGCACCTTCGCCTCCTCGAGCGTCAGGCAGATCAGCCCGCGGCCGTGCTTGGCCATGAAGTTGACCGCCGCCGGCGTCACCGCGTCGGCGGCCATCGTCAGGTCGCCCTCGTTCTCGCGGTCCTCGTCGTCCACGAGGATGACCATCCGGCCCCGGCGGATCTCCTCGATCAGCTCCGCGGTGTCCGCGAGCGGCCCCTTCGTGCTGCGCGTGCGCGCACCTGCCATGCGTTCGGTCCTCCCTAATCCTCGGCGTGGTCGGTCCGGCGCGCGCCCGCCGCGCCCGCCGGCATCCGGTCCACGAACCGCTTCACCAGCTTCGCCAGGTAGTCGGCCTCGAGGTTGACCTCGTCGCCGACCTTGCGCCCCCCGAGCGTCGTGCGGGCGAGCGTCTCGGGGATCAGGTACAGCCAGAAGCCGTCGCGCTCGAGCGCGCCCGCGGTGAGGCTGACGCCGTCCACCGCGACCGAGCCCTTGGGCACGAGCAGCGCCATGATCTCCGCGGGGGCCGCCACCAGCAGCTCGTGCCCCGCGCTCCCCGGCCGCACCCGCCGGATGCGGCCCACCGCGTCGACGTGGCCGAGGACGACGTGGCCGCCGAGCGGGTCGCTCGCGCTCACCGGCCGCTCGAGGTTGACCTTCGCGCCGGCCCGCAGTCCGCCGAGGGTCGTGCGCCGCTGCGTCTCGCCGGAGAGGTCCGCCGTGAAGGAACCCTCGGCCAGCGCCGCCGCCGTGAGGCACACGCCGTTGACCGCCATCGAGTCGCCCGGCCGCAGCGCCCCGCGCGCCGGGTCGTAGCCCACGCGCAGGCGCAGGAAGCCCGCGCGGCGCTCGGCGCCGAGCACGGTCCCGATCTCCTGGATCAGGCCGGTGAACACGCCGGCTCCTGCACGTACCCCTCGACCATGATGTCCTCGCCGGCCGGCGACCAGCGCACGTCGCGCAGCCGGAGCGCCTCGGCGAGCGGGCCGGCGCCCCGGCCGCCGATCACCGGCGGCGCCTCGCGCCCGCCGATGAGCAGCGGCGCGATGAAGAAGACGACCTTGTCGACGACGCCGGCGTCGAGGAAGGACGCCGCGACCTCGGAGCCGCCCTCGACGAGGACGCTCGTGATGCCCAGGCCGGCGAGGCGCCGCAGCACGGCCTCGGGCTCGACGCGGCGGGCGCCGCCGTCGGCCGTGACGACCTCGGCGCCCAGCTCGCCCAGCTCGCGCACGCGGGCGGCCGGCGCGTGCGGCCCGGCGACGAGGATCGTGCGCCCCTTGTTGCGGTGCGCGAGGACCCGCGCCTTGTTGGGGATGCGCAGGTGGCTGTCGATGACGACGCGGTCGGGGTGGCGGCACTCGGTGCCGGGAAGCCGGCACGTCAGGTCGGGGTCGTCGGCGAGGACCGTGCCGATGCCCACGAGCACCGCGTCGGTGACGTTGCGCAGCTCGTGCACCCGCCGCCGCGACTCCTCCCCCGTGATCCAGCGCGCCTCGCCGGAGCGCGTGGCGGTCTTGCCGTCGAGGCTCATCCCGATCTTCAGCGTCACGTGCGGGAGGCCGGTCGTGACGTGCTTGCAGTAGACCTCGTTGAGGCGCGCCGCCTCGGCGCCGAGCAGCCCGACCTTGACCGCCACGCCGGCCTCCCGCAGCCGCGCCAGCCCGCGTCCGTCCACGAGCGGGTTGGGGTCGCGCATCGCCGCGAAGACCCGCGCGATGCCGGCGGCGACGATGGCGTCGACGCACGGCGGGGTGCGCCCCTGGTGCGCGCACGGCTCCAGGGTGACGTAGAGATCGGCTCCGCGGGCGGCCTCCCCCGCGGCCGCGAGGGCCACGGTCTCCGCGTGGGCATCGCCGGCGCGGGCGTGATACCCCTCGCCGACCACCGCGCCGCCGCCCACGATCACGGCCCCGACCATCGGGTTCGGGCTCGTGCGGCCCCGGGCCCGCTCGGCGAGGGCGAGCGCCCGCGCCATGAACTGGCGGCGACCGCTCACAGGGCGGCGCGGTTGACCCGTTCGCGCAGCTCCTTGCCGGCCTTGAACACCGGAACCCGCTTGGCGCTGATGCTCACCTGGCTCCCGGTCTTCGGGTTGCGCCCCTCGCGCGAGCGGCGCCCCTTGACCTTGAAGGAGCCGAAGCCGCGGATCTCGACGCGCGGGTCGTCGGCGGAAGCCAGCGCGTTCTTCACGCTGTCGAAGATCTCGTTGACGATGACCTCGGTCTGCTTCTTCGTCAGGCCCTCGATCTTCTCCGCCACCTGCTCGATGAGCTCGGACTTCGTCATTCCCTCTCCCTCCCCCGGACGGCGCTGGACTTCCATTTTCCTTTCAAGATTATAGGCTTGCGGCTCGCAGGGGTCAAACGATCATTTTCGCGCCGCGCCGCGGGCGCTAGGACGGCATCTGGATGCGCAGCGCCCGCAGGAACTTGCGGTCGAACGCCGAGAGGCGGCGGATCGAGACCGGCCGGTCGGTGGTCGCCGGACCGATGAGCGTCTCCTGGATCTCCTCGGCCTTGGTGCCGCTCTCCGTGCGGGCGAGCACGATGCCCAGCGTGAGGCTGGGCGTGAGGCCGCGCTCCTCGATCTCCCGCAGCAGCTCCTGCACCCGGTCCGAGCCGCGGATGGCGTCCCGCAGCGAGTTGCTCAGGTGCTCGAGAAGCGGCTTGAGGTTGTCGTCAATCTGCACGTCCGTTCCTTTCTGGATCATCCGCTGTTCCGCGGCCGCCACCGGCCCCGAAGTCCGCCGGCTGGATGCGCTCGAGCCATTGGCGCCACTGCTCGGGCTCGCCGAGGTCCTCGACGAGCTCGACTTCCTTGGTGCGCGAGAGCACGTCCCGGGTCACGAAGATCGGCGCCCCGGCGCGCAGCGCCAGCGCGATGGCATCGCTCGGCCGGGCGTCGAGGCGTCGCTCCTGCCCGCCCGTGCGCAGGTAGACCGAGGCGTAGAAGGTGTTCTCCCGCAGGCTGTCGACCACGACCTGCCGCACGCTCGCGTCCAGCAGCTCGATGACGTTCTTGAGCAGGTCGTGGGTCATCGGCCGCGGCGACGTGATGTTCTCCAGCACGAGCGCGATCGCGTTGGCCTCGAAGAGCCCGATCCAGATCGGCAGCAGCCGAGCCCCGCCCTCCGCCTTGAGGATGACGATGGGCGCGTTGGTCACCGGGTCGAGCGTCAGCCCGCGCACGGTCATGAGCTGGGGATCCTGATCGTCCATGTTTCCTGTCCTTCCGGCAAAAACTATAGCATCCGAGTCGGAACAGCGCAAATGAGGGGCCGCGCGGCGGGGGCCGCTTCAGCCCAGGAGTTCCTCGACCGTGATGCCGACGCAGCGCGCCAGCGTGGCGAGGTTGTAGCCGCCCTCGAGGGTGAAGACGACCGGGATGCCGGCGCAGGCCTCGAGGATGCTCCGGATGATGCCGCGCACGCCGTCGTCGGTGACCCGAAGGTCGGCGAGCGGGTCGCCCTCGTGCAGATCGTAGCCCGCGGAGACGATGCAGCAGTCGGGTCGGAACGCCGCGACGTCGGCCCGGAAGAGCCCGTCCCAGGCCTCCCGCATGGCGGCGTCCCCGCTGCCGGCGCGCAGCGGCACGTTGTGGGTGCAGCCCGCCCCCCGCCCGATGCCGCGCTCGCCCGACGCGCCGGTGCCCGGGTAGTGCGGGTACTCGTGGGTGCTGAAGTAGAAGACGCTGTCGTCCTCGTAGAAGGCGGCCTGCGTGCCGTTGCCGTGGTGCACGTCGAAGTCCGCGACCATGACCCGCGCGTATCCGAGCCGCTGCGCGTAGCGGGCGCCGACCGCCGCGTTGTTCACGAGGCAGAAGCCCATCCCGCGCGCCGGCTCGGCGTGGTGCCCGGGCGGCCGCACGGCGCAGAAGGCGCGCGCGATCCGTCCCTCGCGGCAGGCGTCGAGCGCGCGGCAGACCGCGCCCGCCGCCAGCACCGCCGCCGTCCACGACCCGGGGGAGCAGTACGTGTCCGGGTCGATCCAGCCCTCGCCAAGACGCTCGATCCGCTCCAGGTATTCGGGCCGGTGCACCGCCGCGAGGCTCTCGCGGTCCGCCGGGCCCACGGCAACGTCGAGCAGGCGCCCGCGCAGCCCGCTCCTGTCGAGGTGGTCGACGATGCGCGCGAGCCGGTGAGGGGACTCGGGGTGCCCGGCGGGCGTGCGGTGCTCGAGAAAGGCCGGGTCGTAGAGGAAGCCCGTCGCGGTCATGGGGCGTGCGGCCCGCCCTGCCCCCCGCCCAGGAGCTTCGCCATGAACTCCTCCCACGGGACCTTCACGTTGGCCGGCAGGTCCGGGTAGGCGCCCTCCTTGAAGTGCACCTGGCTCCCGGGCAGGTGCAGCATCCCGAGCAGCGCGTCCTCGCCGCGCCTGCCGCCGAGAACGGCGTGCTTGAGGATGCCGGCCTCCATGTACACCAGCCCCTTGTCCGCGCCCGAGCTGACCGAGATCACGCCGGTGCGGCGCGTCGCGCGCAGGAACTCGAGCGTGTCGACGAGCATCGTCTCCAGCTTCTCGATCGCGACGTGCTCCTCGCCGCCCGCCAGCACCCTCTCGCGCTGGTCGACCCGCGCGCTGAGGGTCCGGACCTTCTCGAGGATCGTCGCGAGGTGGAACGGCTTCGTGATGTAGTCGTCGGCGCCCAGGCGCTGCGCCCGCAGCTTCTGCGGCGCCTGGTCGAGGGAGCTGAGGAAGAGGAACGGCACGGTCTTCGTCGACGGCAGGCTGCGCAGGGTCTGGCAGAGCTGCCAGCCGTCCATCTCCGGCATGACGATGTCCGAGATCACCAGGTCGGGCTTTCCGTTGAGGGCCGCCGCCACCCCCTCCTCGCCGTTGCCGGCCTGGAGGATGGTGTAGCCCTCGCGCTCGAGGGCGTCGGCGAGCAACTCGCGCAGCGTGACGTCGTCGTCGACGAGGAGGATCTTGCGCGCGATCATGACCAGTTTACTGTACCCGTGGCGTGCCGCGCCCGTCAAACGCCGCGCGGCGCCAGGCCGCCACGCCGGCGGATGGCCCGCACGACCGGCACGAGCAGTGCCGCCTTGACGAGGTCGAGGGGCAGCAGGACGGAGGCGAACCTCCACAGCGTGGCGGGTGCGACCGTCTTGTGCTGGTACACCGCAAGATTCCACGAGAACCAGGGCACGCCCACGAGGTAGATCGCCGCGATGCCCAGCGCGAGCGCGACCGCCACGCGCGGGGTGCCGCTGCGCGCGGGGTCGCCCGCGACGAGGCCCGTCACCAGCGCCGCCGCCACGAAGCCGACGAGGAAGCCGAAGGTCGGCGTCAGCACGTAGCCGGGCCCGCCCCCCGACGCGAAGACCGGCAGCCCGAGCAGCCCCATGGCGATGTAGGCGAGCTGGCTGGCGGCGCCGAGCCACGGGCCCAGCGCGACGCCGGCGAGCAGGACCGCGGGCACCTGCAGCGTGAAGGGGACGCCGGGCAGCGGCACCCGGATGAAGGCCCCGACCGCCGTGAGGACCGCAAACAGCGCGACAAGCACCGCCCTGTGGAGCCCCGCCGCCGGCTGGCGCATCCGCCCTCCCCGTCCTCCCCGAAAGGAAAGGGCCCGCCGTGTGGGGCGAGCCCTCGTTCCGGACGCTGGAGCCGATGGTCGGGATTGAACCGACGACCTATCGATTACGAATCGATTGCTCTACCACTGAGCTACATCGGCCCGTTCGCAATCGGACGAATGCTTATACCAGCCTCCGGCCCGGGATTCAAGCGGCGGACGGAGACCGGCGCGGCCCGGCGTTGGAGGCCGGATCCCGGTTCGGGCTCGGGCGCTCCGCCTTGACTCTCCCGGCGGCCGTGCGGAGAATCGCCCCATGCCGGATCCAGCGGAGCTTCGGACCATCGAGGAGCGCGTGCGGGCCATTGAAGCGCGCACCGGCGTGCAGGTCGTCGTCGCAGCGCTCGGCCGCGCCGACGTCTACCATGGCCTGCGCTGGCGCGCGTTCGCTTTCGGCACGACGGTCGCCGCCGCGCTCGTCGCGCTCGCGACTGTGCTGCGCCCGGGCTTGGTCCCCGAGCCGGCGCCCTTCTGGACGTCCGTCCTGCTGCTCGCCGCCGGGCTCCTCGCCGCGCTCAAGACGATGCTCCTGCCGCCTGTCGCCCGCCTCTTTCTCGAGCCGCTGCGCGCGGAGGCGGAGGCGCGCCAGCGCGCCGCCGCGCTCTTCCTGGAGCGCGGGCTCTTCGCGACCCGCGGCCGCACCGGAGTGCTCCTGCTCGCCTGCGCGTTCGAACGGCTGGCAGTGGTGCATGCCGACGCGGGCTTCCGCGGGCGCGTCGCCGAGGAAGATTGGCGGTCCGTCGAGCTGGCGATCGCCGCGTCGCTGCGCGCCGGCCGCCTGCCCGAGGGGCTGCTCGCCGGCCTCGCGGCGCTGGAGCGTTTGCTCGTCGCCAGCGGCTTCGCGCCGGCGCCGGGCGCGGCCACCAACGAACTGCCGGACCGGCCGCTGACGGAGGCCGACGCGCGATGAGGCTCCGGCGCCGCCTCGATTTCGTCGGATCCGCCGCGCTGGCTGCCGTCCTGGCGGTCGCGGCGCTCGCATCCGGCGTCGCCGCGGCGGAGGTCCCATACCTCACCGGTCGGGTCGTCGACGACGCGAACGTCCTGGGCACCGAGATGCGCGAGCGCATCGAGGCGCAGCTCAAGGCGCACGAGCAG
This sequence is a window from bacterium. Protein-coding genes within it:
- a CDS encoding bifunctional 3,4-dihydroxy-2-butanone-4-phosphate synthase/GTP cyclohydrolase II; the protein is MAGARTRSTKGPLADTAELIEEIRRGRMVILVDDEDRENEGDLTMAADAVTPAAVNFMAKHGRGLICLTLEEAKVRALGLPPMAADNTAHYGTAFTVSIEARHGVTTGISAADRATTILAAIAPDATPDDLVRPGHIFPLKAVPGGVLRRAGQTEGSVDLARLAGRAPSGVICEIMNDDGTMARMPDLRKFARRHGLKIGSIADLIRYRLANDSLIRRAADAVIPMGQWGDFRAIMYENDVDSFHHLALVKGEFGPKDRVLVRVHSECLTGDVFGSQRCDCGEQLHRALDMIVAEGRGVILYMRQEGRGIGLLNKLRAYELQDQGLDTVQANIQLGFKPDLRDYGIGAQILADLGLHHLRLMTNNPKKIVGLKGYGLDIVERVPIEVRPHSRNRRYLKTKKAKMGHLFEKV
- the ribH gene encoding 6,7-dimethyl-8-ribityllumazine synthase, which produces MGTVFEGRIEGKGRRFAIVVSRFNDFITGRLLEGAQDALVRNGVAAADIDVAWVPGAFEIGFAAQALQRTGAKKGGQRYDGIICLGAIIRGATPHFDYLAAEVTKCLAQIMLEGPAPVINGVILADTVDQAVERAGAKLGNKGFASALGALEMADLAARLRA
- the nusB gene encoding transcription antitermination factor NusB; this encodes MQPGSAPNAARGQRPGRRRQAREFALQILYQGRTGGGPLEASIASFWESQGVPAPDIRAFAEELVRGAEEHRAELEERIAAVSEHWDPERMAAIDRAILHLAAFELLHREDIPPKVSINEYIEIAKKFSTEDSGAFVNGILDRIWREHGAGPGAG
- a CDS encoding bifunctional nuclease family protein, yielding MDDQDPQLMTVRGLTLDPVTNAPIVILKAEGGARLLPIWIGLFEANAIALVLENITSPRPMTHDLLKNVIELLDASVRQVVVDSLRENTFYASVYLRTGGQERRLDARPSDAIALALRAGAPIFVTRDVLSRTKEVELVEDLGEPEQWRQWLERIQPADFGAGGGRGTADDPERNGRAD
- a CDS encoding integration host factor subunit beta, encoding MTKSELIEQVAEKIEGLTKKQTEVIVNEIFDSVKNALASADDPRVEIRGFGSFKVKGRRSREGRNPKTGSQVSISAKRVPVFKAGKELRERVNRAAL
- a CDS encoding response regulator: MIARKILLVDDDVTLRELLADALEREGYTILQAGNGEEGVAAALNGKPDLVISDIVMPEMDGWQLCQTLRSLPSTKTVPFLFLSSLDQAPQKLRAQRLGADDYITKPFHLATILEKVRTLSARVDQRERVLAGGEEHVAIEKLETMLVDTLEFLRATRRTGVISVSSGADKGLVYMEAGILKHAVLGGRRGEDALLGMLHLPGSQVHFKEGAYPDLPANVKVPWEEFMAKLLGGGQGGPHAP
- the ribD gene encoding bifunctional diaminohydroxyphosphoribosylaminopyrimidine deaminase/5-amino-6-(5-phosphoribosylamino)uracil reductase RibD, which translates into the protein MSGRRQFMARALALAERARGRTSPNPMVGAVIVGGGAVVGEGYHARAGDAHAETVALAAAGEAARGADLYVTLEPCAHQGRTPPCVDAIVAAGIARVFAAMRDPNPLVDGRGLARLREAGVAVKVGLLGAEAARLNEVYCKHVTTGLPHVTLKIGMSLDGKTATRSGEARWITGEESRRRVHELRNVTDAVLVGIGTVLADDPDLTCRLPGTECRHPDRVVIDSHLRIPNKARVLAHRNKGRTILVAGPHAPAARVRELGELGAEVVTADGGARRVEPEAVLRRLAGLGITSVLVEGGSEVAASFLDAGVVDKVVFFIAPLLIGGREAPPVIGGRGAGPLAEALRLRDVRWSPAGEDIMVEGYVQEPACSPA
- a CDS encoding biotin transporter BioY, which gives rise to MRQPAAGLHRAVLVALFAVLTAVGAFIRVPLPGVPFTLQVPAVLLAGVALGPWLGAASQLAYIAMGLLGLPVFASGGGPGYVLTPTFGFLVGFVAAALVTGLVAGDPARSGTPRVAVALALGIAAIYLVGVPWFSWNLAVYQHKTVAPATLWRFASVLLPLDLVKAALLVPVVRAIRRRGGLAPRGV
- a CDS encoding histone deacetylase, whose product is MTATGFLYDPAFLEHRTPAGHPESPHRLARIVDHLDRSGLRGRLLDVAVGPADRESLAAVHRPEYLERIERLGEGWIDPDTYCSPGSWTAAVLAAGAVCRALDACREGRIARAFCAVRPPGHHAEPARGMGFCLVNNAAVGARYAQRLGYARVMVADFDVHHGNGTQAAFYEDDSVFYFSTHEYPHYPGTGASGERGIGRGAGCTHNVPLRAGSGDAAMREAWDGLFRADVAAFRPDCCIVSAGYDLHEGDPLADLRVTDDGVRGIIRSILEACAGIPVVFTLEGGYNLATLARCVGITVEELLG
- a CDS encoding riboflavin synthase, which encodes MFTGLIQEIGTVLGAERRAGFLRLRVGYDPARGALRPGDSMAVNGVCLTAAALAEGSFTADLSGETQRRTTLGGLRAGAKVNLERPVSASDPLGGHVVLGHVDAVGRIRRVRPGSAGHELLVAAPAEIMALLVPKGSVAVDGVSLTAGALERDGFWLYLIPETLARTTLGGRKVGDEVNLEADYLAKLVKRFVDRMPAGAAGARRTDHAED